One Terriglobia bacterium DNA segment encodes these proteins:
- a CDS encoding radical SAM protein — protein sequence MNGQLMVEVGMRALELGVPLSAHFDLTWRCNERCVHCYLDHDDHGEVTTAEVKDILDQLAAAGTFFLILSGGEPVMRKDFFEIVEYARQLMFSVKVKTNGILIGEREAARLRELAVEVVQISVYSHRSEVHDAITKAPGSLQRTLRAIRFLRDQGLKVIIAGVMMRQNMSDYKEVQRMAEELGVTFQLDPTITPKLDGDTSILDLRIPNTMLPELFRDATLVDDVDEFCATAEVDTSALEALPCSAGHTACYISPYADVFPCVQFPLPTGNLRRQKFLDIWRGSPQMQEVRGIRVSDLHTCTSCGNVASCSRCPGLAYMEGDMRGPSAADCDKSFARTGILSPRKQQQLVQIAD from the coding sequence GTGAACGGGCAGTTGATGGTGGAAGTCGGGATGCGGGCGCTGGAGCTGGGGGTACCGCTGAGCGCGCACTTCGACCTGACGTGGCGCTGCAACGAACGCTGCGTCCACTGCTATCTCGACCATGACGACCACGGCGAAGTGACTACCGCCGAGGTCAAAGACATCCTCGACCAACTGGCCGCCGCGGGCACCTTCTTCCTCATCCTGAGCGGCGGCGAGCCGGTGATGCGCAAGGACTTTTTCGAGATCGTGGAATACGCGCGCCAGCTGATGTTCTCGGTGAAGGTCAAGACCAACGGCATCCTGATCGGGGAGCGCGAGGCGGCGCGGCTTCGCGAACTGGCGGTGGAAGTGGTACAGATCAGCGTCTACTCCCACCGCAGCGAGGTGCACGACGCCATCACCAAGGCGCCGGGATCGCTGCAGCGCACCCTCCGCGCCATCCGCTTCCTGCGCGACCAGGGGCTGAAGGTGATCATCGCCGGGGTGATGATGCGGCAGAACATGAGCGACTACAAGGAAGTGCAGCGCATGGCCGAGGAGCTGGGCGTCACCTTCCAGCTCGACCCCACCATCACGCCGAAGCTGGACGGAGATACCTCCATCCTCGATCTTCGCATCCCCAACACCATGTTGCCCGAGCTGTTCCGCGACGCGACCCTGGTGGACGACGTGGACGAGTTCTGCGCCACGGCAGAGGTGGATACCAGCGCGCTGGAGGCGCTGCCGTGCAGCGCCGGACACACCGCCTGCTACATCTCGCCCTATGCCGATGTCTTCCCCTGCGTGCAGTTCCCCCTGCCCACGGGGAACCTTCGCCGGCAGAAGTTTCTCGACATCTGGCGCGGGTCGCCGCAAATGCAGGAGGTGCGCGGCATCCGAGTCAGCGACCTGCACACCTGCACTTCGTGCGGCAACGTGGCTTCGTGCAGCCGGTGCCCCGGACTGGCGTACATGGAGGGCGACATGCGGGGGCCGTCGGCAGCCGATTGCGACAAGTCGTTTGCGCGGACTGGGATCCTGTCGCCGCGCAAGCAACAGCAGTTGGTGCAGATCGCGGACTGA
- the hisS gene encoding histidine--tRNA ligase, whose protein sequence is MPDRVIKAIRGTRDLLPPETELWNFTESAARDVFRSYHFHEIRTPVLEDLALFQRSVGEETDIVSKEMFAWEDRARAQSEKGQWLALRPENTAGVVRAYIENRLWERPGLQKLFYIGPQFRRERPQKGRYRQFYQIGVEILGPPTAGSESPIVDAEVLEMMATLLDRLGIAGWTLELNSVGCADDRRRYNEALRAALKDVVHTMCADCQRRTETNPLRVLDCKVPADQPIIEKLPRMFDFLDDPCRAHFSDVQVILSSVGVPFHLNHRLVRGLDYYTRTAFEFTHGALGAQNAILGGGRYDGLSEALGGPKAPGIGFAIGEDRLVLTLSEHHKPSLRPADAYIAPLGAGMNKEAAKLGRELRRAGLIVDLGDESFRLKRSLELASKTGARFAVIVGENEVKAGAFALKNLASGEQVSVPRAELAKTIAGS, encoded by the coding sequence ATGCCGGATCGAGTCATCAAGGCTATTCGAGGAACCCGCGACCTTCTCCCGCCCGAAACCGAGCTGTGGAATTTCACCGAGTCGGCGGCGCGCGACGTCTTCCGCTCTTATCACTTCCACGAGATCCGCACTCCGGTTCTCGAGGACCTGGCGCTTTTCCAGCGTTCCGTCGGTGAAGAGACCGACATCGTGTCGAAGGAGATGTTCGCCTGGGAGGACCGCGCCCGCGCCCAGTCGGAAAAAGGCCAATGGCTCGCTCTGCGCCCGGAGAACACCGCCGGTGTCGTCCGCGCCTACATTGAGAACCGCCTGTGGGAGCGCCCCGGTCTGCAGAAGCTCTTCTATATCGGACCGCAGTTCCGCCGCGAACGCCCGCAGAAGGGCCGCTACCGCCAGTTCTACCAGATCGGCGTCGAGATACTCGGCCCGCCCACCGCGGGCAGCGAATCGCCCATCGTGGATGCCGAAGTCCTGGAGATGATGGCCACCCTCCTCGACCGCCTCGGCATCGCCGGCTGGACGCTGGAACTGAATTCTGTCGGCTGCGCCGACGACCGCCGGCGCTACAACGAGGCGCTGCGCGCCGCGCTCAAAGACGTGGTGCACACGATGTGCGCCGACTGCCAGCGCCGCACCGAGACCAATCCTCTCCGCGTCCTTGACTGCAAGGTCCCCGCCGACCAGCCCATCATCGAAAAGCTCCCCCGCATGTTCGATTTCCTCGACGATCCCTGCCGCGCCCATTTTTCTGACGTGCAGGTGATTCTTTCTTCTGTCGGCGTCCCCTTCCACCTCAACCACCGCCTCGTCCGCGGCCTCGATTACTACACCAGGACGGCGTTTGAGTTCACGCATGGGGCGCTGGGGGCGCAGAACGCGATCCTGGGCGGAGGAAGATACGACGGATTGTCGGAAGCGCTGGGTGGGCCGAAGGCGCCGGGGATCGGCTTCGCCATCGGAGAAGACCGGCTCGTGCTCACGCTCAGCGAGCACCACAAGCCTTCGCTGAGGCCGGCGGATGCGTACATCGCGCCGCTGGGCGCAGGGATGAACAAAGAGGCGGCGAAGCTGGGACGCGAACTGCGTCGCGCGGGGCTGATCGTGGACCTGGGCGACGAGAGTTTCCGGCTCAAGCGCTCGCTGGAGCTGGCCAGCAAGACGGGCGCGCGCTTCGCGGTCATCGTGGGCGAGAACGAGGTGAAAGCGGGCGCGTTCGCGCTGAAGAACCTGGCCAGCGGCGAACAGGTCTCGGTGCCGCGCGCGGAGCTGGCCAAAACCATCGCCGGGAGCTGA
- a CDS encoding PqqD family protein, with product MKYLARSTMVAARMLGDEMVIMSGKDSTLFTLNPVATAIWNAADGRTTLESIVEQAVCEEFDVDRYTAMQDAEAFVSELSQHGILLVSDQPIAG from the coding sequence ATGAAGTACTTGGCGCGGAGCACCATGGTGGCGGCCCGCATGCTGGGCGACGAGATGGTGATCATGTCGGGCAAGGACTCGACCCTGTTCACGCTCAATCCGGTGGCGACAGCGATCTGGAATGCGGCCGACGGACGGACGACGCTGGAGAGCATCGTGGAGCAGGCGGTTTGCGAAGAATTCGACGTGGACCGCTATACCGCGATGCAGGATGCGGAGGCCTTTGTGAGCGAGCTTTCGCAACACGGCATTCTGCTGGTCTCGGACCAGCCGATCGCGGGTTGA
- a CDS encoding tetratricopeptide repeat protein, whose protein sequence is MKRKIARHPLDPRAAPAWPARAAASIWFNLWRVALVAGFALLLVGLFLRWVFPEKALIVGIIRVPERNPIGVSGDSVANLLFGELKILVADATAMTKLGSRKSGAPSELLLDKLQKPTRVGIEISGISLDRAIAEWRWIREDQSVIDGELLLDGEKMKLHVTTPDGVWESAPFDVSESGLKQGCRDLGLKLFTLYAPDIAGRIYLRDGLRDKSAYVYERWTFREPKSAAAFFGLGLAEGGSRKYEKAVTHLERAAALDGNDPAILDALAIGYATVGEFRKTEATFEAAARISNSPIIAENYAHFLLFSNRYQDALKVLSISIDKNPDDAQLHTSLGLVYDLLNKCKLAEAALRTAIRLDPSDWRPYNHLLACYLRSGRYKEGLEAAEAALARNRDNPDLVFNVGVAMRYNERYTESYSYLTDAFRIAPNYPPTRCELGLTLRLLKREREAAQQFAEAKRLDPEMVPPECGIPINKTYFWGRFEPPSF, encoded by the coding sequence ATGAAGCGCAAAATCGCCCGACACCCACTGGACCCGCGTGCGGCCCCGGCGTGGCCGGCACGTGCTGCGGCTTCAATTTGGTTCAATCTTTGGCGTGTCGCGCTCGTCGCTGGTTTCGCTCTCCTCCTCGTTGGTCTGTTTCTTCGGTGGGTGTTTCCTGAGAAGGCGCTGATAGTTGGAATAATTCGGGTTCCAGAACGGAATCCAATCGGCGTTTCTGGCGACTCCGTCGCGAACCTATTGTTCGGTGAACTGAAAATCCTCGTCGCCGACGCGACCGCCATGACCAAGCTGGGCTCGCGCAAGTCCGGTGCGCCTTCAGAATTGCTGCTCGACAAGCTACAAAAGCCTACGCGCGTTGGGATCGAGATATCAGGCATTTCTCTGGATCGCGCAATAGCAGAGTGGCGATGGATACGTGAAGACCAGTCCGTGATTGACGGAGAGCTCTTGTTAGACGGCGAAAAGATGAAGCTTCACGTCACGACACCCGACGGAGTGTGGGAATCAGCGCCTTTCGACGTTTCAGAATCCGGGCTTAAGCAGGGATGCCGTGATCTCGGGCTAAAGCTTTTCACTCTGTATGCACCCGACATCGCCGGAAGAATCTATCTCCGCGATGGCCTTAGGGACAAATCTGCCTACGTCTATGAACGATGGACTTTTCGTGAACCGAAGAGTGCCGCGGCGTTTTTCGGTTTGGGACTGGCGGAAGGCGGTAGTCGAAAATACGAGAAGGCAGTGACGCATCTTGAGCGCGCCGCCGCTCTTGACGGCAACGACCCAGCAATCCTCGACGCTCTAGCCATTGGGTATGCAACCGTAGGTGAGTTCCGAAAAACCGAAGCGACATTTGAAGCTGCGGCAAGAATCAGCAACTCTCCCATCATTGCGGAGAATTACGCCCACTTCCTGCTTTTCTCGAACCGCTATCAAGATGCCCTTAAGGTGCTCTCAATATCGATCGACAAGAATCCTGACGATGCGCAGTTGCATACATCTCTCGGGCTCGTGTACGACCTTTTGAACAAGTGCAAGTTGGCGGAGGCTGCTCTCCGTACGGCGATTAGACTTGACCCGAGTGACTGGAGGCCATACAACCATCTCCTCGCTTGTTATCTCAGGAGTGGACGGTACAAAGAGGGGCTGGAGGCGGCGGAAGCGGCCTTGGCACGGAATCGAGATAATCCTGATCTCGTGTTCAATGTCGGCGTCGCGATGCGCTACAACGAGCGATATACAGAATCATATTCGTATCTCACCGATGCATTTCGTATAGCTCCGAACTATCCTCCAACACGTTGCGAGCTGGGGCTCACACTCCGACTCTTGAAGCGCGAGCGGGAAGCAGCACAGCAGTTTGCAGAGGCGAAACGCTTAGATCCTGAGATGGTTCCCCCGGAATGTGGGATACCCATTAATAAGACCTATTTTTGGGGCCGATTCGAGCCGCCGTCATTTTAG
- a CDS encoding gamma carbonic anhydrase family protein produces MIRSYKGISPQIPATCYVDESAQIIGDVVLGDHASVWMNAVLRGDVNSIRVGKNSNIQDCSVLHGMLGEYTVEVGDWVTVGHSATLHGCKVEDHCLIGMGCVILNGARIGHGSIIAAGTVIPEGTHVEPHSLWMGVPGKFRKKLDDEAQKMIMRYAQNYLGYKEQYLKEMKGQQR; encoded by the coding sequence ATGATCCGCTCTTACAAAGGCATCTCTCCGCAGATTCCCGCGACCTGCTACGTGGACGAATCCGCCCAGATCATCGGCGACGTGGTCCTGGGCGACCACGCCAGCGTGTGGATGAACGCCGTGCTCCGTGGCGACGTGAATTCCATCCGCGTCGGCAAGAATTCCAACATCCAGGATTGCTCCGTGCTGCACGGCATGCTGGGCGAGTACACGGTCGAGGTCGGCGACTGGGTCACCGTCGGCCACTCGGCCACGCTGCACGGATGCAAGGTCGAGGACCACTGCCTGATCGGCATGGGCTGCGTGATCCTGAACGGCGCCCGCATCGGCCACGGCAGCATCATCGCCGCCGGCACCGTCATCCCCGAGGGCACCCATGTGGAGCCACACTCGCTGTGGATGGGCGTCCCCGGCAAGTTCCGCAAGAAACTGGATGACGAGGCGCAGAAAATGATCATGCGCTACGCCCAGAACTATCTCGGGTATAAGGAGCAGTACCTGAAAGAGATGAAGGGACAGCAGCGGTAA
- a CDS encoding nuclear transport factor 2 family protein, whose amino-acid sequence MPVSCACAQDKPAGPPASLAGAPLVMLEKDLIRAEKSHNLQSIDTALVPEFLEIAGNGRLYTKAEIMEVVKDIQIEDYALENFRVLNVRDDLGIVTYEATVRGSYKGQAFPMHNYLSSTWRRQKNRWQMVFHTSTPIPEQVAVEAPPDAIERERRLLDSELHHNVEAIMAVLADDFREIGGDGGLYGKADIPRLLADVRIDEVTAHDMVATALGSGGVLVTYRVEGKGAYKEKPVPIHFGVSSVWQERSGKWLLVFHQGTVIQAEAAPSTR is encoded by the coding sequence ATGCCAGTGTCTTGCGCGTGCGCGCAAGACAAGCCCGCGGGGCCGCCGGCGAGTCTGGCGGGCGCGCCGCTGGTCATGCTGGAGAAGGACCTGATCCGCGCGGAGAAATCACACAACCTGCAATCCATCGACACGGCGCTGGTGCCCGAGTTCCTGGAGATCGCGGGCAACGGCCGCCTGTACACCAAGGCGGAGATCATGGAGGTGGTGAAGGACATCCAGATCGAAGACTACGCGCTGGAGAATTTCCGCGTGCTGAACGTCCGCGACGACCTCGGCATCGTCACCTACGAGGCCACGGTGCGCGGCAGTTACAAGGGGCAGGCGTTCCCCATGCACAACTATCTGAGCTCGACCTGGCGGCGGCAGAAGAACCGCTGGCAGATGGTGTTCCACACCTCCACCCCGATCCCGGAACAGGTGGCGGTGGAAGCGCCGCCGGACGCCATCGAGCGGGAACGCCGGCTGCTCGATTCCGAGCTGCACCACAATGTCGAAGCGATCATGGCGGTGCTGGCCGACGACTTCCGTGAGATCGGCGGCGATGGCGGCCTGTACGGCAAGGCCGATATCCCGCGCCTGCTGGCCGACGTCCGCATCGACGAGGTCACCGCCCACGACATGGTGGCCACCGCGCTGGGCAGCGGAGGCGTGCTGGTCACCTACCGCGTGGAAGGCAAGGGCGCGTACAAGGAGAAGCCGGTCCCCATCCATTTTGGCGTGAGCAGCGTGTGGCAGGAGCGCAGCGGCAAGTGGCTGCTGGTATTCCACCAGGGAACCGTGATCCAGGCGGAGGCCGCTCCGAGCACGCGCTAG
- a CDS encoding cupin domain-containing protein, with translation MRLRFLLSCSAVCLFAATICLAQDPVKVDPKHYKVESENAQVRILRIHYGAHEKSVMHSHPDSVVVYLSDGTIRMTTPDGKTQDFTGKTGQTLFTPAGVHKPENTGNAAFDAILVELKGAKSPAAAKPAKK, from the coding sequence ATGAGGCTGCGATTCCTATTGTCGTGCTCGGCGGTTTGTCTGTTTGCCGCCACCATTTGCCTGGCTCAAGACCCTGTAAAAGTCGATCCCAAACACTACAAGGTCGAAAGCGAGAACGCGCAGGTGCGCATCCTCAGGATCCATTACGGAGCTCACGAGAAATCGGTGATGCACAGCCACCCGGATTCGGTAGTGGTGTATTTGAGCGATGGCACGATCCGTATGACCACGCCTGACGGGAAGACGCAAGACTTTACGGGAAAGACGGGACAAACGCTCTTCACACCAGCCGGTGTCCATAAGCCCGAAAACACGGGCAACGCTGCTTTCGACGCGATCCTTGTCGAATTGAAAGGCGCGAAATCGCCGGCTGCCGCCAAGCCTGCGAAGAAGTGA
- the aspS gene encoding aspartate--tRNA ligase, with protein sequence MLDFLGDLRRTHKCGELRASDAGQKTVLMGWVNKRRDHGKLIFLDVRDRTGITQVVLDKDANPAAHHKAESLRLEYVVAVVGRVKKRDADAINPKIPTGEIEVVCDELRILNESKTPPFLPGESVLPNEEMRLKYRYIDLRREQMQANIELRHKVALAIRQNLSEQGFFEIETPFMTRSTPEGARDYLVPSRVYPGSFYALPQSPQLFKQILMISGFDRYFQIVRCFRDEDLRADRQPEFTQVDLEMSYPQQERVFEVVEAFLKAAFLAAGVKIRDTFPQMPYDQAIRLYGSDKPDLRLPGFTDVHDIFTAEMAQTLQLDPELPIVAIKIPKVGELSRKERDDNKALFSTKGGAKLLDDLKRLEKSWPDAVAKIKERVGQPTSAVAPDLIVIVGGTPMREKDPVYLRKAAMAVYTSAGGFRLDLARKYAERHGAFAGDRKDPNSYEFLWVTGFPMFEWDENEHRWNAAHHPFTSPFEQDMEKVIAGRDLDTVRARAYDVVLNGTELGSGSIRIHRQDVQRAIFKALGMTDDEARSRFGFFLEALEYGTPPHGGIALGLDRIVMILAGADSLREVIPFPKTAKAVDLMVDAPTPVGEAQLKELGITVKRRAESEKA encoded by the coding sequence TTGCTCGATTTCCTCGGAGATCTAAGACGGACGCACAAATGCGGCGAGCTGCGCGCTTCCGACGCCGGCCAGAAGACCGTGCTGATGGGCTGGGTGAACAAGCGGCGAGACCACGGCAAGCTGATCTTCCTCGACGTGCGCGACCGCACCGGCATCACCCAGGTGGTGCTCGATAAGGACGCGAACCCGGCCGCGCACCACAAGGCGGAATCGCTCCGCCTGGAGTATGTGGTTGCGGTGGTCGGGCGGGTGAAGAAGCGCGACGCCGACGCCATCAACCCCAAGATTCCCACGGGCGAGATCGAAGTGGTCTGCGACGAGCTGCGCATCCTGAACGAATCGAAGACGCCGCCTTTCCTCCCCGGCGAATCCGTGCTGCCCAACGAGGAGATGCGGCTCAAGTATCGCTACATCGACCTGCGTCGCGAACAGATGCAGGCCAACATCGAGCTGCGGCACAAAGTGGCGCTGGCCATCCGCCAGAACCTGTCGGAGCAGGGCTTCTTCGAGATCGAGACGCCGTTCATGACGCGCTCCACGCCCGAAGGCGCGCGCGACTACCTGGTGCCCAGCCGCGTGTATCCGGGATCGTTCTATGCGCTGCCGCAGTCGCCGCAACTGTTCAAGCAGATCCTGATGATCTCCGGCTTCGACCGCTACTTCCAGATCGTGCGCTGCTTCCGCGACGAGGACCTGCGCGCCGACCGGCAACCGGAATTCACCCAGGTGGACCTGGAGATGTCGTATCCGCAACAGGAGCGGGTCTTCGAGGTGGTCGAGGCGTTCCTGAAGGCGGCGTTCCTGGCCGCCGGGGTGAAGATCCGCGACACCTTCCCCCAGATGCCGTACGACCAGGCCATCCGGCTCTACGGCAGCGACAAGCCCGACCTGCGCCTGCCCGGCTTCACCGATGTCCACGACATTTTCACCGCGGAGATGGCGCAGACGCTGCAACTCGATCCCGAGCTGCCCATCGTCGCCATCAAGATCCCCAAGGTCGGCGAGCTCTCGCGCAAGGAGCGCGACGACAACAAGGCGCTGTTCTCCACCAAGGGCGGCGCCAAGCTGCTCGACGACCTCAAGCGCCTGGAGAAATCGTGGCCCGACGCGGTGGCCAAGATCAAAGAGCGTGTGGGACAGCCGACCTCGGCTGTCGCTCCGGACCTGATCGTCATCGTCGGCGGTACGCCCATGCGGGAGAAGGACCCTGTCTATCTGCGCAAGGCGGCCATGGCGGTGTACACCTCGGCGGGCGGGTTCCGCCTGGACCTGGCGCGCAAGTACGCCGAGCGCCACGGCGCCTTCGCCGGCGACCGCAAGGATCCGAACTCCTACGAATTCCTCTGGGTGACCGGTTTCCCCATGTTCGAGTGGGACGAGAACGAGCACCGCTGGAACGCGGCGCACCATCCCTTCACATCTCCGTTCGAGCAGGACATGGAGAAGGTGATCGCCGGACGCGACCTGGACACGGTGCGCGCCCGCGCCTACGACGTCGTGCTCAACGGCACCGAACTGGGCTCGGGGTCCATCCGCATCCACCGCCAGGACGTGCAGCGCGCCATCTTCAAAGCGCTGGGCATGACCGATGACGAGGCGCGCTCGCGCTTCGGCTTCTTCCTGGAGGCGCTGGAGTACGGCACTCCGCCGCACGGCGGGATCGCGCTCGGCCTGGACCGCATCGTGATGATCCTGGCCGGGGCCGACAGCCTGCGCGAAGTCATCCCCTTCCCCAAGACCGCCAAGGCCGTGGACCTGATGGTGGACGCCCCCACGCCAGTGGGCGAGGCGCAATTGAAGGAGCTGGGGATCACGGTCAAGCGTCGGGCCGAGAGCGAAAAGGCGTAA